A window of Equus przewalskii isolate Varuska chromosome 16, EquPr2, whole genome shotgun sequence contains these coding sequences:
- the SUPT20H gene encoding transcription factor SPT20 homolog isoform X25: MQQALELALDRAEYVIESARQRPPKRKYLSSGRKSVFQKLYDLYIEECEKEPEVKKLRRNVNLLEKLVMQETLSCLVVNLYPGNEGYSLMLRGKNGSDSETIRLPYEEGELLEYLDAEELPPILVDLLEKSQVNIFHCGCVIAEIRDYRQSSNMKSPGYQSRHILLRPTMQTLICDVHSITSDNHKWTQEDKLLLESQLILATAEPLCLDPSIAVTCTANRLLYNKQKMNTRPMKRCFKRYSRSSLNRQQDLSHCPPPPQLKLLDFLQKRKERKAGQHYDLKISKAGNCVDMWKQSPCNLAIPSEVDVEKYAKVEKSIKSDDSQPTVWPAHDVKDDYVFECEAGNQYQKTKLTILQSLGDPLYYGRIQPCKEDEESDSQMSPSQFIIGSKTDAERVVNQYQELVQNEAKCPVKMSHSSSGSASLSQLSPGKDTEPETVSVQSSVLGKGVKHRPPPIKLPSSSGNSSSGNYFTPQQTSSFLKSPTPPPASKPPSLSRKSSVDLNQVSMLSPAALSPASSSQRTTATQVMANSAGLNFINVVGSVCGAQALMSGSNPMLGCNTGAITPAGINLSGLLPSGSLLPNALPGAMQATSQAGVPFGLKNTSSLRPLNLLQLPGGSLIFNTLQQQQQQLSQFTPQQPQQPTTSSPQQPGEQGSEQGSTSQEQALSAQHAAVINLAGVGSFMQSQAAVLSQLGSAENRPEQSLPQQRFQLSSAFQQQQQQIQQLRFLQHQMAMAAAAAQTAQLHRHRHTGSQSKSKMKRGTPTTPKF, translated from the exons ATG cAACAAGCTTTGGAACTAGCTTTGGATCGTGCAGAG tacgTCATTGAAAGTGCCCGACAGAGACCTCCTAAAAGGAAATACCTGTCTAGTGGAAG aaaatctgtATTTCAAAAACTTTATGACTTATATATTGAAGAATGTGAAAAAGAGCCTGAGGTTAAG aaattaagaagaaatgtgAACTTGTTGGAGAAGCTTGTTATGCAGGAGACATTGTCGTGTTTAGTGGTCAACCTATACCCAGGAAATGAGGGATATTCTCTGATGCTCAGGGGAAAAAATGGATCAG attctgAGACCATTCGACTGCCTTATGAAGAAGGGGAATTACTTGAATATTTGGATGCAGAAGAATTACCTCCTATTTTGGTTGATCTCCTAGAAAAATCTCAG gttaatatttttcattgtggatGTGTCATAGCAGAAATACGTGACTACAGGCAGTCCAGTAATATGAAATCTCCTGGTTACCAAAGTAGGCACATTCTCTTACGTCCAACAATGCAG acTTTAATCTGTGATGTACATTCAATTACAAGTGATAACCACAAATGGACCCAG GAAGACAAACTTTTGCTTGAGAGCCAACTGATCCTTGCTACAGCTGAACCACTATGTCTTGACCCTTCTATCGCCGTAACCTGCACTGCAAACAGACTGCTCTATAACAAGCAAAAGATGAACACACGCCCAATGAAACG GTGTTTCAAGAGGTATTCTAGGTCCTCTCTCAATCGGCAGCAGGATCTGTCTCACTGTCCACCTCCTCCTCAGCTAAAATTACTTGATTtcttacaaaaaagaaaggaaagaaaagcaggtcAGCATTATGACCTCAAAATTTCTAAAGCAGGAAAT tgTGTAGATATGTGGAAGCAGAGTCCCTGTAACTTGGCCATACCTTCAGAAGTGGAT GTGGAGAAATATGCTAAAGTGGAGAAGTCTATCAAATCTGATGACTCACAACCAACAGTCTGGCCAGCCCAT GATGTAAAAGATGATTATGTATTTGAATGTGAAGCTGGTAATCAGTATCAGAAAACAAAGCTGACCATTTTACAGTCACTTGGTGATCCACTTTACTATGGTAGAATACAGCCATgtaaagaagatgaagaaagtgaCAGCCAGATGTCTCCATCCCA gTTCATTATTGGATCAAAGACTGATGCTGAGag GGTAGTCAATCAGTACCAGGAATTGGTTCAGAATGAAGCCAAATGTCCAGTCAAGATGTCACACAGCTCCAGTGGCTCAGCCAGCTTGAGTCAGCTTTCTCCAGGGAAAGACACAGAA CCTGAGACTGTGTCAGTTCAGTCTTCAGTATTGGGGAAGGGAGTAAAACATCGACCTCCACCCATCAAACTTCCCTCAAGCTCAGGAAATAGTTCCTCAG GTAACTATTTTACGCCACAACAGACTAGCAGCTTTCTTAAATCTCCaactcctcctcctgcttctaaGCCACCAAGCCTTTCTCGGAAGTCATCTGTGGATCTCAATCAAGTTAGCATGCTTTCTCCAGCTGCCCTGTCACCTGCCAGCTCATCACAAA GAACCACGGCCACCCAGGTCATGGCAAACTCTGCTGGACTTAACTTCATCAATGTAGTGGGCTCTGTTTG TGGAGCTCAGGCTTTGATGAGTGGTTCAAACCCTATGCTGGGCTGTAACACTGGTGCCATAACTCCTGCAGGAATAAACCTGAGTGGCCTTCTACCCTCAGGAAGTCTGCTACCAAATGCATTGCCCGGTGCAATGCAGGCAACTTCTCAAGCAG GTGTTCCATTTGGCTTAAAAAATACTTCAAGTCTCAGGCCCCTAAATCTGCTTCAG CTTCCAGGTGGTTCACTCATTTTTAACActctgcagcagcagcaacagcagctctCTCAGTTTACACCACAACAACCTCAGCAACCCACAACTTCTAGTCCTCAACAGCCAGGGGAGCAG ggTTCTGAACAAGGTTCAACCAGCCAAGAACAGGCCTTATCTGCTCAGCACGCTGCTGTTATTAACCTTGCTGGAGTAGGAAGTTTTATGCAGTCACAGGCAGCTG TGTTGTCTCAGCTTGGCTCTGCCGAGAACAGACCTGAGCAAAGCCTTCCTCAGCAGAGATTCCAGCTCTCCTCTGCCtttcaacagcagcagcaacagatACAA CAGTTGCGATTCTTGCAGCATCAAATGGCtatggcagcagcagcagcacaaaCAGCTCAGCTACATCGTCATCGGCATACAGGCAGCCagtcaaaaagtaaaatgaa
- the SUPT20H gene encoding transcription factor SPT20 homolog isoform X1 — protein MQQALELALDRAEYVIESARQRPPKRKYLSSGRKSVFQKLYDLYIEECEKEPEVKQKLRRNVNLLEKLVMQETLSCLVVNLYPGNEGYSLMLRGKNGSDSETIRLPYEEGELLEYLDAEELPPILVDLLEKSQVNIFHCGCVIAEIRDYRQSSNMKSPGYQSRHILLRPTMQTLICDVHSITSDNHKWTQEDKLLLESQLILATAEPLCLDPSIAVTCTANRLLYNKQKMNTRPMKRCFKRYSRSSLNRQQDLSHCPPPPQLKLLDFLQKRKERKAGQHYDLKISKAGNCVDMWKQSPCNLAIPSEVDVEKYAKVEKSIKSDDSQPTVWPAHDVKDDYVFECEAGNQYQKTKLTILQSLGDPLYYGRIQPCKEDEESDSQMSPSHSSTDDHSNWFIIGSKTDAERVVNQYQELVQNEAKCPVKMSHSSSGSASLSQLSPGKDTEQPETVSVQSSVLGKGVKHRPPPIKLPSSSGNSSSGNYFTPQQTSSFLKSPTPPPASKPPSLSRKSSVDLNQVSMLSPAALSPASSSQRSGTPKPSTPTPTPSSTPHPPDAQSSTPITPSATPTPQDSGFTPQPTLLTQFAQQQRSLSQAMPVTTIPLSTMVTSITTGTTATQVMANSAGLNFINVVGSVCGAQALMSGSNPMLGCNTGAITPAGINLSGLLPSGSLLPNALPGAMQATSQAGVPFGLKNTSSLRPLNLLQLPGGSLIFNTLQQQQQQLSQFTPQQPQQPTTSSPQQPGEQGSEQGSTSQEQALSAQHAAVINLAGVGSFMQSQAAVLSQLGSAENRPEQSLPQQRFQLSSAFQQQQQQIQQLRFLQHQMAMAAAAAQTAQLHRHRHTGSQSKSKMKRGTPTTPKF, from the exons ATG cAACAAGCTTTGGAACTAGCTTTGGATCGTGCAGAG tacgTCATTGAAAGTGCCCGACAGAGACCTCCTAAAAGGAAATACCTGTCTAGTGGAAG aaaatctgtATTTCAAAAACTTTATGACTTATATATTGAAGAATGTGAAAAAGAGCCTGAGGTTAAG cagaaattaagaagaaatgtgAACTTGTTGGAGAAGCTTGTTATGCAGGAGACATTGTCGTGTTTAGTGGTCAACCTATACCCAGGAAATGAGGGATATTCTCTGATGCTCAGGGGAAAAAATGGATCAG attctgAGACCATTCGACTGCCTTATGAAGAAGGGGAATTACTTGAATATTTGGATGCAGAAGAATTACCTCCTATTTTGGTTGATCTCCTAGAAAAATCTCAG gttaatatttttcattgtggatGTGTCATAGCAGAAATACGTGACTACAGGCAGTCCAGTAATATGAAATCTCCTGGTTACCAAAGTAGGCACATTCTCTTACGTCCAACAATGCAG acTTTAATCTGTGATGTACATTCAATTACAAGTGATAACCACAAATGGACCCAG GAAGACAAACTTTTGCTTGAGAGCCAACTGATCCTTGCTACAGCTGAACCACTATGTCTTGACCCTTCTATCGCCGTAACCTGCACTGCAAACAGACTGCTCTATAACAAGCAAAAGATGAACACACGCCCAATGAAACG GTGTTTCAAGAGGTATTCTAGGTCCTCTCTCAATCGGCAGCAGGATCTGTCTCACTGTCCACCTCCTCCTCAGCTAAAATTACTTGATTtcttacaaaaaagaaaggaaagaaaagcaggtcAGCATTATGACCTCAAAATTTCTAAAGCAGGAAAT tgTGTAGATATGTGGAAGCAGAGTCCCTGTAACTTGGCCATACCTTCAGAAGTGGAT GTGGAGAAATATGCTAAAGTGGAGAAGTCTATCAAATCTGATGACTCACAACCAACAGTCTGGCCAGCCCAT GATGTAAAAGATGATTATGTATTTGAATGTGAAGCTGGTAATCAGTATCAGAAAACAAAGCTGACCATTTTACAGTCACTTGGTGATCCACTTTACTATGGTAGAATACAGCCATgtaaagaagatgaagaaagtgaCAGCCAGATGTCTCCATCCCA cTCCTCCACAGATGATCATTCAAattg gTTCATTATTGGATCAAAGACTGATGCTGAGag GGTAGTCAATCAGTACCAGGAATTGGTTCAGAATGAAGCCAAATGTCCAGTCAAGATGTCACACAGCTCCAGTGGCTCAGCCAGCTTGAGTCAGCTTTCTCCAGGGAAAGACACAGAA CAGCCTGAGACTGTGTCAGTTCAGTCTTCAGTATTGGGGAAGGGAGTAAAACATCGACCTCCACCCATCAAACTTCCCTCAAGCTCAGGAAATAGTTCCTCAG GTAACTATTTTACGCCACAACAGACTAGCAGCTTTCTTAAATCTCCaactcctcctcctgcttctaaGCCACCAAGCCTTTCTCGGAAGTCATCTGTGGATCTCAATCAAGTTAGCATGCTTTCTCCAGCTGCCCTGTCACCTGCCAGCTCATCACAAA GATCTGGAACTCCTAAGCCATCTACTCCTACACCAACCCCTTCATCGACCCCACACCCTCCTGATGCTCAGAGCTCAACTCCTATTACCCCTTCAGCCACCCCTACTCCCCAAGATTCAGGCTTCACCCCTCAGCCCACTTTGTTAACTCAGTTTGCTCAGCAGCAAAGGTCTCTGAGCCAGGCAATGCCTGTAACGACCATTCCTCTTTCCACCATGGTAACATCTATAACTACAGGAACCACGGCCACCCAGGTCATGGCAAACTCTGCTGGACTTAACTTCATCAATGTAGTGGGCTCTGTTTG TGGAGCTCAGGCTTTGATGAGTGGTTCAAACCCTATGCTGGGCTGTAACACTGGTGCCATAACTCCTGCAGGAATAAACCTGAGTGGCCTTCTACCCTCAGGAAGTCTGCTACCAAATGCATTGCCCGGTGCAATGCAGGCAACTTCTCAAGCAG GTGTTCCATTTGGCTTAAAAAATACTTCAAGTCTCAGGCCCCTAAATCTGCTTCAG CTTCCAGGTGGTTCACTCATTTTTAACActctgcagcagcagcaacagcagctctCTCAGTTTACACCACAACAACCTCAGCAACCCACAACTTCTAGTCCTCAACAGCCAGGGGAGCAG ggTTCTGAACAAGGTTCAACCAGCCAAGAACAGGCCTTATCTGCTCAGCACGCTGCTGTTATTAACCTTGCTGGAGTAGGAAGTTTTATGCAGTCACAGGCAGCTG TGTTGTCTCAGCTTGGCTCTGCCGAGAACAGACCTGAGCAAAGCCTTCCTCAGCAGAGATTCCAGCTCTCCTCTGCCtttcaacagcagcagcaacagatACAA CAGTTGCGATTCTTGCAGCATCAAATGGCtatggcagcagcagcagcacaaaCAGCTCAGCTACATCGTCATCGGCATACAGGCAGCCagtcaaaaagtaaaatgaa
- the SUPT20H gene encoding transcription factor SPT20 homolog isoform X22 — MQQALELALDRAEYVIESARQRPPKRKYLSSGRKSVFQKLYDLYIEECEKEPEVKQKLRRNVNLLEKLVMQETLSCLVVNLYPGNEGYSLMLRGKNGSDSETIRLPYEEGELLEYLDAEELPPILVDLLEKSQVNIFHCGCVIAEIRDYRQSSNMKSPGYQSRHILLRPTMQTLICDVHSITSDNHKWTQEDKLLLESQLILATAEPLCLDPSIAVTCTANRLLYNKQKMNTRPMKRCFKRYSRSSLNRQQDLSHCPPPPQLKLLDFLQKRKERKAGQHYDLKISKAGNCVDMWKQSPCNLAIPSEVDVEKYAKVEKSIKSDDSQPTVWPAHDVKDDYVFECEAGNQYQKTKLTILQSLGDPLYYGRIQPCKEDEESDSQMSPSQFIIGSKTDAERVVNQYQELVQNEAKCPVKMSHSSSGSASLSQLSPGKDTEQPETVSVQSSVLGKGVKHRPPPIKLPSSSGNSSSGNYFTPQQTSSFLKSPTPPPASKPPSLSRKSSVDLNQVSMLSPAALSPASSSQRTTATQVMANSAGLNFINVVGSVCGAQALMSGSNPMLGCNTGAITPAGINLSGLLPSGSLLPNALPGAMQATSQAGVPFGLKNTSSLRPLNLLQLPGGSLIFNTLQQQQQQLSQFTPQQPQQPTTSSPQQPGEQGSEQGSTSQEQALSAQHAAVINLAGVGSFMQSQAAVLSQLGSAENRPEQSLPQQRFQLSSAFQQQQQQIQQLRFLQHQMAMAAAAAQTAQLHRHRHTGSQSKSKMKRGTPTTPKF; from the exons ATG cAACAAGCTTTGGAACTAGCTTTGGATCGTGCAGAG tacgTCATTGAAAGTGCCCGACAGAGACCTCCTAAAAGGAAATACCTGTCTAGTGGAAG aaaatctgtATTTCAAAAACTTTATGACTTATATATTGAAGAATGTGAAAAAGAGCCTGAGGTTAAG cagaaattaagaagaaatgtgAACTTGTTGGAGAAGCTTGTTATGCAGGAGACATTGTCGTGTTTAGTGGTCAACCTATACCCAGGAAATGAGGGATATTCTCTGATGCTCAGGGGAAAAAATGGATCAG attctgAGACCATTCGACTGCCTTATGAAGAAGGGGAATTACTTGAATATTTGGATGCAGAAGAATTACCTCCTATTTTGGTTGATCTCCTAGAAAAATCTCAG gttaatatttttcattgtggatGTGTCATAGCAGAAATACGTGACTACAGGCAGTCCAGTAATATGAAATCTCCTGGTTACCAAAGTAGGCACATTCTCTTACGTCCAACAATGCAG acTTTAATCTGTGATGTACATTCAATTACAAGTGATAACCACAAATGGACCCAG GAAGACAAACTTTTGCTTGAGAGCCAACTGATCCTTGCTACAGCTGAACCACTATGTCTTGACCCTTCTATCGCCGTAACCTGCACTGCAAACAGACTGCTCTATAACAAGCAAAAGATGAACACACGCCCAATGAAACG GTGTTTCAAGAGGTATTCTAGGTCCTCTCTCAATCGGCAGCAGGATCTGTCTCACTGTCCACCTCCTCCTCAGCTAAAATTACTTGATTtcttacaaaaaagaaaggaaagaaaagcaggtcAGCATTATGACCTCAAAATTTCTAAAGCAGGAAAT tgTGTAGATATGTGGAAGCAGAGTCCCTGTAACTTGGCCATACCTTCAGAAGTGGAT GTGGAGAAATATGCTAAAGTGGAGAAGTCTATCAAATCTGATGACTCACAACCAACAGTCTGGCCAGCCCAT GATGTAAAAGATGATTATGTATTTGAATGTGAAGCTGGTAATCAGTATCAGAAAACAAAGCTGACCATTTTACAGTCACTTGGTGATCCACTTTACTATGGTAGAATACAGCCATgtaaagaagatgaagaaagtgaCAGCCAGATGTCTCCATCCCA gTTCATTATTGGATCAAAGACTGATGCTGAGag GGTAGTCAATCAGTACCAGGAATTGGTTCAGAATGAAGCCAAATGTCCAGTCAAGATGTCACACAGCTCCAGTGGCTCAGCCAGCTTGAGTCAGCTTTCTCCAGGGAAAGACACAGAA CAGCCTGAGACTGTGTCAGTTCAGTCTTCAGTATTGGGGAAGGGAGTAAAACATCGACCTCCACCCATCAAACTTCCCTCAAGCTCAGGAAATAGTTCCTCAG GTAACTATTTTACGCCACAACAGACTAGCAGCTTTCTTAAATCTCCaactcctcctcctgcttctaaGCCACCAAGCCTTTCTCGGAAGTCATCTGTGGATCTCAATCAAGTTAGCATGCTTTCTCCAGCTGCCCTGTCACCTGCCAGCTCATCACAAA GAACCACGGCCACCCAGGTCATGGCAAACTCTGCTGGACTTAACTTCATCAATGTAGTGGGCTCTGTTTG TGGAGCTCAGGCTTTGATGAGTGGTTCAAACCCTATGCTGGGCTGTAACACTGGTGCCATAACTCCTGCAGGAATAAACCTGAGTGGCCTTCTACCCTCAGGAAGTCTGCTACCAAATGCATTGCCCGGTGCAATGCAGGCAACTTCTCAAGCAG GTGTTCCATTTGGCTTAAAAAATACTTCAAGTCTCAGGCCCCTAAATCTGCTTCAG CTTCCAGGTGGTTCACTCATTTTTAACActctgcagcagcagcaacagcagctctCTCAGTTTACACCACAACAACCTCAGCAACCCACAACTTCTAGTCCTCAACAGCCAGGGGAGCAG ggTTCTGAACAAGGTTCAACCAGCCAAGAACAGGCCTTATCTGCTCAGCACGCTGCTGTTATTAACCTTGCTGGAGTAGGAAGTTTTATGCAGTCACAGGCAGCTG TGTTGTCTCAGCTTGGCTCTGCCGAGAACAGACCTGAGCAAAGCCTTCCTCAGCAGAGATTCCAGCTCTCCTCTGCCtttcaacagcagcagcaacagatACAA CAGTTGCGATTCTTGCAGCATCAAATGGCtatggcagcagcagcagcacaaaCAGCTCAGCTACATCGTCATCGGCATACAGGCAGCCagtcaaaaagtaaaatgaa
- the SUPT20H gene encoding transcription factor SPT20 homolog isoform X6: MQQALELALDRAEYVIESARQRPPKRKYLSSGRKSVFQKLYDLYIEECEKEPEVKKLRRNVNLLEKLVMQETLSCLVVNLYPGNEGYSLMLRGKNGSDSETIRLPYEEGELLEYLDAEELPPILVDLLEKSQVNIFHCGCVIAEIRDYRQSSNMKSPGYQSRHILLRPTMQTLICDVHSITSDNHKWTQEDKLLLESQLILATAEPLCLDPSIAVTCTANRLLYNKQKMNTRPMKRCFKRYSRSSLNRQQDLSHCPPPPQLKLLDFLQKRKERKAGQHYDLKISKAGNCVDMWKQSPCNLAIPSEVDVEKYAKVEKSIKSDDSQPTVWPAHDVKDDYVFECEAGNQYQKTKLTILQSLGDPLYYGRIQPCKEDEESDSQMSPSQFIIGSKTDAERVVNQYQELVQNEAKCPVKMSHSSSGSASLSQLSPGKDTEQPETVSVQSSVLGKGVKHRPPPIKLPSSSGNSSSGNYFTPQQTSSFLKSPTPPPASKPPSLSRKSSVDLNQVSMLSPAALSPASSSQRSGTPKPSTPTPTPSSTPHPPDAQSSTPITPSATPTPQDSGFTPQPTLLTQFAQQQRSLSQAMPVTTIPLSTMVTSITTGTTATQVMANSAGLNFINVVGSVCGAQALMSGSNPMLGCNTGAITPAGINLSGLLPSGSLLPNALPGAMQATSQAGVPFGLKNTSSLRPLNLLQLPGGSLIFNTLQQQQQQLSQFTPQQPQQPTTSSPQQPGEQGSEQGSTSQEQALSAQHAAVINLAGVGSFMQSQAAVLSQLGSAENRPEQSLPQQRFQLSSAFQQQQQQIQQLRFLQHQMAMAAAAAQTAQLHRHRHTGSQSKSKMKRGTPTTPKF; encoded by the exons ATG cAACAAGCTTTGGAACTAGCTTTGGATCGTGCAGAG tacgTCATTGAAAGTGCCCGACAGAGACCTCCTAAAAGGAAATACCTGTCTAGTGGAAG aaaatctgtATTTCAAAAACTTTATGACTTATATATTGAAGAATGTGAAAAAGAGCCTGAGGTTAAG aaattaagaagaaatgtgAACTTGTTGGAGAAGCTTGTTATGCAGGAGACATTGTCGTGTTTAGTGGTCAACCTATACCCAGGAAATGAGGGATATTCTCTGATGCTCAGGGGAAAAAATGGATCAG attctgAGACCATTCGACTGCCTTATGAAGAAGGGGAATTACTTGAATATTTGGATGCAGAAGAATTACCTCCTATTTTGGTTGATCTCCTAGAAAAATCTCAG gttaatatttttcattgtggatGTGTCATAGCAGAAATACGTGACTACAGGCAGTCCAGTAATATGAAATCTCCTGGTTACCAAAGTAGGCACATTCTCTTACGTCCAACAATGCAG acTTTAATCTGTGATGTACATTCAATTACAAGTGATAACCACAAATGGACCCAG GAAGACAAACTTTTGCTTGAGAGCCAACTGATCCTTGCTACAGCTGAACCACTATGTCTTGACCCTTCTATCGCCGTAACCTGCACTGCAAACAGACTGCTCTATAACAAGCAAAAGATGAACACACGCCCAATGAAACG GTGTTTCAAGAGGTATTCTAGGTCCTCTCTCAATCGGCAGCAGGATCTGTCTCACTGTCCACCTCCTCCTCAGCTAAAATTACTTGATTtcttacaaaaaagaaaggaaagaaaagcaggtcAGCATTATGACCTCAAAATTTCTAAAGCAGGAAAT tgTGTAGATATGTGGAAGCAGAGTCCCTGTAACTTGGCCATACCTTCAGAAGTGGAT GTGGAGAAATATGCTAAAGTGGAGAAGTCTATCAAATCTGATGACTCACAACCAACAGTCTGGCCAGCCCAT GATGTAAAAGATGATTATGTATTTGAATGTGAAGCTGGTAATCAGTATCAGAAAACAAAGCTGACCATTTTACAGTCACTTGGTGATCCACTTTACTATGGTAGAATACAGCCATgtaaagaagatgaagaaagtgaCAGCCAGATGTCTCCATCCCA gTTCATTATTGGATCAAAGACTGATGCTGAGag GGTAGTCAATCAGTACCAGGAATTGGTTCAGAATGAAGCCAAATGTCCAGTCAAGATGTCACACAGCTCCAGTGGCTCAGCCAGCTTGAGTCAGCTTTCTCCAGGGAAAGACACAGAA CAGCCTGAGACTGTGTCAGTTCAGTCTTCAGTATTGGGGAAGGGAGTAAAACATCGACCTCCACCCATCAAACTTCCCTCAAGCTCAGGAAATAGTTCCTCAG GTAACTATTTTACGCCACAACAGACTAGCAGCTTTCTTAAATCTCCaactcctcctcctgcttctaaGCCACCAAGCCTTTCTCGGAAGTCATCTGTGGATCTCAATCAAGTTAGCATGCTTTCTCCAGCTGCCCTGTCACCTGCCAGCTCATCACAAA GATCTGGAACTCCTAAGCCATCTACTCCTACACCAACCCCTTCATCGACCCCACACCCTCCTGATGCTCAGAGCTCAACTCCTATTACCCCTTCAGCCACCCCTACTCCCCAAGATTCAGGCTTCACCCCTCAGCCCACTTTGTTAACTCAGTTTGCTCAGCAGCAAAGGTCTCTGAGCCAGGCAATGCCTGTAACGACCATTCCTCTTTCCACCATGGTAACATCTATAACTACAGGAACCACGGCCACCCAGGTCATGGCAAACTCTGCTGGACTTAACTTCATCAATGTAGTGGGCTCTGTTTG TGGAGCTCAGGCTTTGATGAGTGGTTCAAACCCTATGCTGGGCTGTAACACTGGTGCCATAACTCCTGCAGGAATAAACCTGAGTGGCCTTCTACCCTCAGGAAGTCTGCTACCAAATGCATTGCCCGGTGCAATGCAGGCAACTTCTCAAGCAG GTGTTCCATTTGGCTTAAAAAATACTTCAAGTCTCAGGCCCCTAAATCTGCTTCAG CTTCCAGGTGGTTCACTCATTTTTAACActctgcagcagcagcaacagcagctctCTCAGTTTACACCACAACAACCTCAGCAACCCACAACTTCTAGTCCTCAACAGCCAGGGGAGCAG ggTTCTGAACAAGGTTCAACCAGCCAAGAACAGGCCTTATCTGCTCAGCACGCTGCTGTTATTAACCTTGCTGGAGTAGGAAGTTTTATGCAGTCACAGGCAGCTG TGTTGTCTCAGCTTGGCTCTGCCGAGAACAGACCTGAGCAAAGCCTTCCTCAGCAGAGATTCCAGCTCTCCTCTGCCtttcaacagcagcagcaacagatACAA CAGTTGCGATTCTTGCAGCATCAAATGGCtatggcagcagcagcagcacaaaCAGCTCAGCTACATCGTCATCGGCATACAGGCAGCCagtcaaaaagtaaaatgaa